Proteins encoded within one genomic window of Labrys wisconsinensis:
- a CDS encoding alpha-E domain-containing protein: MLSRTADNLYWLARYVERAEYLARILDAAYRLSSLPASYGGGTNEWESAVATAGCGPAFSAAHGEANERNVMEFLAFSPDNPSSIRCCFELARTNARAVRTALTVEMWSTINDAWLKLKTYSPATMSREEVSRFLDWVKSVSLMFDGSAYRTMLRNDAYAFSRIGVFAERADNTARILDVKYHVLLPPNENVGGGLDYFQWTAILRAVSALTSYHWVYKESLKPWLVADLLILNSEMPRSLAACYDNISRYLDQLAHVYGRQGAAQRQARLTQSRLQNLRIDEVFQAGLHEFVTEFITDNNRLGMAVAEQYLL, encoded by the coding sequence ATGCTCTCGCGTACCGCCGACAACCTCTACTGGCTGGCCCGCTATGTCGAGCGGGCGGAATATCTCGCCCGCATCCTCGATGCCGCCTACCGCCTGTCGTCGCTGCCCGCCTCCTATGGCGGCGGCACCAACGAGTGGGAGAGCGCGGTGGCGACGGCGGGCTGCGGGCCGGCCTTCTCGGCGGCGCACGGCGAGGCCAACGAGCGCAACGTCATGGAGTTCCTGGCGTTCTCGCCGGACAATCCCTCCTCCATCCGCTGCTGCTTCGAGCTGGCGCGCACCAATGCCCGGGCGGTGCGCACTGCCCTCACGGTGGAGATGTGGTCGACCATCAACGACGCCTGGCTGAAGCTGAAGACCTATTCGCCGGCGACGATGAGCCGCGAGGAAGTGTCGCGCTTCCTCGATTGGGTGAAGAGCGTGTCGCTGATGTTCGACGGCTCGGCCTACCGCACCATGCTGCGCAACGATGCCTATGCCTTCTCGCGCATCGGCGTGTTCGCCGAGCGGGCCGACAACACCGCCCGCATCCTCGACGTGAAGTACCACGTGCTGCTGCCGCCCAACGAGAATGTCGGCGGGGGGCTCGACTATTTCCAGTGGACGGCGATCCTGCGCGCGGTGTCGGCGCTGACCTCCTATCACTGGGTCTACAAGGAAAGCCTCAAGCCCTGGCTGGTGGCCGACCTGCTGATCCTCAACAGCGAGATGCCGCGGTCGCTCGCCGCCTGCTACGACAATATCTCGCGCTATCTCGACCAGCTCGCCCATGTCTACGGCCGCCAGGGCGCCGCGCAGCGCCAGGCCCGCCTCACCCAGTCGCGGCTGCAGAACCTCAGGATCGACGAGGTCTTCCAGGCCGGCCTGCACGAATTCGTCACCGAGTTCATCACCGACAACAACCGCCTCGGCATGGCGGTGGCCGAGCAGTACCTGCTGTGA
- a CDS encoding ArsR/SmtB family transcription factor encodes MAKEIFHPTTEQIELSAVLDALSDPIRRSIVLGLAEIGEQNCSSFNGLSAKTNLTYHYVRLREAGITRTRIEGAQRLISLRSDDLEQRFPGLLPAVLAGARAERR; translated from the coding sequence ATGGCCAAGGAGATCTTCCACCCGACCACCGAGCAGATCGAGCTGTCCGCCGTGCTCGACGCCCTCAGCGATCCGATCCGCCGCAGCATCGTGCTGGGCCTGGCGGAGATCGGCGAGCAGAACTGCTCGTCCTTCAACGGACTCAGCGCCAAGACCAACCTGACCTACCACTATGTCCGCCTGCGCGAGGCCGGCATCACCCGCACGCGCATCGAGGGCGCCCAGCGCCTGATCTCGCTGCGCAGCGACGATCTGGAGCAGCGCTTCCCCGGCCTGCTGCCGGCGGTGCTCGCCGGCGCCCGCGCCGAGCGGCGGTGA
- a CDS encoding MFS transporter, with protein sequence MHRTLLWLAIGAFAIGSEGLMIAGVLPRIAHDFEIPVAQAGHLVTIFSLAYAVGSPLIAVATASWERRTLLMTAIGVFALANFAAAAAPSFAALAAGRVLLALAAGAFMPTASAYAATAVAPDMRGRALAFVYSGMTIALVIGVPLGTAMAAHLGWRATFAGVGVLSLVVLAGIRLKLPPVAAPPAAGLAERLAVARRPEVLAVIGLTVLVLAGAFGIYTFIGAYLETVYGVPPEMVALALVLAGVAGALGNALGGYAADRWNRRRFLALILGVLVVAFAALSALPELLPGPLGLAGALAVLVVWGLFGWAFPAVQQVRLLAIDPRLASITLSLNASAIYLGSAIGAAVGSTIAEAHTVAAVGWVGAAFEAAALAFLALSARRTAQAAAAAG encoded by the coding sequence ATGCATCGCACCTTGCTCTGGCTCGCGATCGGCGCCTTCGCCATCGGCAGCGAAGGCCTGATGATCGCCGGCGTGCTGCCGCGCATCGCCCACGACTTCGAAATCCCGGTGGCCCAGGCCGGCCATCTCGTCACCATCTTCTCGCTGGCCTATGCCGTCGGCTCGCCGCTGATCGCCGTGGCCACGGCGAGCTGGGAGCGGCGCACCCTGCTGATGACGGCCATCGGCGTGTTCGCGCTCGCCAATTTCGCTGCCGCCGCGGCGCCGAGCTTCGCCGCCCTCGCCGCCGGCCGGGTGCTTCTCGCCCTCGCGGCCGGAGCCTTCATGCCGACCGCCTCGGCCTATGCCGCGACCGCGGTGGCGCCCGACATGCGCGGGCGGGCGCTGGCCTTCGTCTACTCCGGCATGACCATCGCGCTGGTGATCGGCGTGCCGCTCGGCACCGCCATGGCGGCGCATCTGGGCTGGCGCGCCACCTTCGCCGGCGTCGGCGTGCTCAGCCTGGTGGTGCTCGCCGGCATCCGCCTGAAGCTGCCGCCCGTCGCCGCGCCGCCGGCGGCAGGCCTGGCCGAGCGCCTCGCCGTCGCCCGCCGGCCCGAGGTGCTGGCGGTCATCGGCCTGACGGTGCTCGTGCTGGCGGGCGCCTTCGGCATCTACACCTTCATCGGCGCCTATCTCGAAACCGTCTACGGCGTGCCGCCGGAAATGGTGGCCCTGGCCCTGGTGCTGGCCGGCGTGGCCGGCGCTCTCGGCAATGCGCTGGGCGGCTACGCCGCCGACCGCTGGAACCGCCGGCGCTTCCTCGCGCTGATCCTCGGCGTGCTCGTCGTCGCCTTCGCCGCGCTCTCCGCCCTGCCGGAGCTGCTGCCCGGCCCGCTCGGGCTTGCCGGCGCCCTGGCGGTGCTGGTGGTCTGGGGCCTGTTCGGCTGGGCCTTCCCGGCGGTGCAGCAGGTGCGCCTGCTCGCCATCGATCCGCGCCTGGCCTCGATCACCCTGTCCCTGAACGCTTCGGCCATCTATCTCGGCTCGGCCATCGGCGCGGCCGTCGGCTCGACCATCGCCGAGGCGCACACGGTGGCGGCCGTCGGCTGGGTCGGCGCCGCCTTCGAGGCCGCGGCGCTGGCTTTCCTCGCCCTCAGCGCCCGGCGCACGGCACAGGCGGCGGCCGCCGCGGGCTGA
- a CDS encoding phytanoyl-CoA dioxygenase family protein, with product MAARALRYLLAPFWAAQVFTGAKSFRDNPILGSERLNRRGLHVWRVKLADRLAHWRRKRLEHLVGVEDVQTFARDGCIEVRDFLEPEHHRALVAEVEGLLAPARDMREGDAVTRRIALTPAMLRRLPACARLVAMPQFQGRLRYVSSFDVAPVVYIQTIFSQVEAAVPDPQLSLHMDTFHATMKAWLFLHDVPADTGPFTYVPGTHAHTPQRLAWEHERSIAACRPGTTKGGAFRIDEATLQRLGAGEIRQFAVPGNTLVVGDTCGFHARGHSARPSVRVEIFAFSRRNPFIPLTGFGLSSLLRGREVPLYWRVFDWLERFGLAKNRWRDMGVASPMTLRPKTDAGMADAAAARAT from the coding sequence ATGGCGGCACGGGCTCTTCGCTACCTCCTGGCGCCATTCTGGGCGGCGCAGGTGTTCACCGGCGCGAAATCCTTCCGCGACAATCCGATCCTCGGCAGCGAGCGCCTCAATCGCCGCGGCCTGCATGTCTGGCGCGTGAAGCTCGCCGATCGCCTGGCGCATTGGCGGCGCAAGCGCCTGGAGCATCTGGTCGGCGTCGAGGATGTGCAGACCTTTGCCCGCGACGGTTGCATCGAGGTGCGCGATTTCCTGGAGCCGGAGCACCACCGTGCCCTGGTCGCGGAGGTCGAGGGGCTGCTGGCGCCGGCGCGTGACATGCGCGAGGGCGACGCGGTGACGCGGCGCATCGCCCTGACGCCCGCCATGCTGCGCCGGCTGCCGGCCTGCGCCCGGCTGGTGGCCATGCCGCAGTTCCAGGGGCGGCTGCGCTACGTCTCCAGCTTCGACGTGGCGCCCGTCGTCTATATCCAGACGATCTTCTCGCAGGTCGAGGCGGCGGTGCCCGACCCGCAGCTGTCTCTGCACATGGACACGTTCCATGCCACCATGAAGGCGTGGCTGTTCCTGCACGACGTGCCCGCCGACACCGGTCCCTTCACCTATGTGCCGGGCACCCATGCCCACACGCCGCAGCGCCTGGCCTGGGAGCACGAGCGCAGCATCGCCGCCTGCCGGCCCGGCACGACCAAGGGCGGGGCGTTCCGCATCGACGAGGCGACGCTGCAGCGCCTGGGCGCCGGCGAGATCCGCCAGTTCGCCGTGCCCGGCAACACGCTGGTGGTCGGCGACACCTGCGGCTTCCACGCCCGCGGCCATTCGGCCCGGCCGTCGGTGCGGGTCGAGATCTTCGCCTTCAGCCGGCGCAACCCCTTCATCCCGCTGACCGGCTTCGGCCTGTCCTCGCTTTTGCGCGGGCGCGAGGTGCCGCTCTATTGGCGCGTCTTCGACTGGCTGGAGCGCTTCGGCCTGGCGAAGAACCGCTGGCGCGACATGGGCGTCGCCAGCCCGATGACGCTGCGGCCGAAGACGGATGCAGGCATGGCCGACGCAGCGGCGGCGCGCGCGACCTGA
- a CDS encoding cupin domain-containing protein, with protein MKPIAAQDRVVRNILTTPYEPLTYDGIAHDRMTHITLDPRRPAGTGLYALRMAPGSVSTAHEHPTDEIFYVLEGELIDHDGTVYRTGDMVLLRPGTQHASHTPAGCTLLVYQDQVETPV; from the coding sequence ATGAAGCCAATCGCCGCCCAGGACCGCGTGGTCCGCAACATCCTGACCACGCCTTACGAGCCGCTGACCTATGACGGCATCGCCCATGACCGGATGACGCACATCACCCTCGACCCGCGCCGGCCCGCCGGCACCGGCCTCTACGCCCTCAGGATGGCGCCGGGCTCCGTCTCGACGGCGCACGAGCATCCGACGGACGAGATCTTCTACGTCCTGGAGGGTGAGCTGATCGACCATGACGGGACCGTCTACAGGACGGGCGACATGGTGCTGCTCCGCCCCGGCACCCAGCACGCGTCGCATACGCCCGCAGGCTGCACCCTGCTCGTCTATCAGGACCAGGTGGAGACCCCGGTCTGA
- a CDS encoding exopolysaccharide biosynthesis protein translates to MEPRSPRTSELLAAIAGAEGTDRILFGDLVGAMRNRAFGILFLLFGIPNCLPMPPGIPVICGVIVALIAAQMVMGRDQLWLPSWLASKSFARTDLQRIVRRAEPWIRSLERVAKPRLHLFADARSRRLIGAVGLILGLALVLPIPIIGNIPLGIPICILGLGLVERDGAIILGGYVASVLGLAVTAGLGWLIWQGALAVF, encoded by the coding sequence TTGGAACCCCGCAGTCCCCGTACGTCCGAGCTTCTCGCGGCCATCGCCGGCGCCGAGGGGACGGACCGCATCCTGTTCGGCGATCTGGTCGGGGCGATGCGCAATCGCGCCTTCGGCATCCTGTTCCTTTTGTTCGGCATCCCGAACTGCCTGCCCATGCCGCCGGGGATCCCGGTGATCTGCGGCGTCATCGTCGCGCTGATCGCGGCGCAGATGGTGATGGGCCGAGACCAGCTCTGGCTGCCGAGCTGGCTGGCGTCCAAGAGCTTCGCCCGCACCGACCTGCAGCGCATCGTGCGGCGGGCGGAGCCGTGGATCCGCTCGCTCGAGCGGGTGGCCAAGCCCCGCCTGCACCTCTTCGCCGATGCGCGCTCGCGCCGGCTGATCGGCGCCGTCGGCCTCATCCTCGGCCTCGCCCTGGTGCTGCCGATCCCGATCATCGGCAACATCCCGCTCGGCATCCCGATCTGCATCCTCGGCCTCGGCCTGGTCGAGCGCGACGGCGCCATCATCCTCGGCGGCTACGTCGCCTCGGTGCTCGGCCTCGCCGTCACCGCCGGCCTTGGCTGGCTGATCTGGCAGGGCGCGCTCGCGGTGTTCTGA
- a CDS encoding peptidase, whose protein sequence is MTYCVGLTVREGLVMIADTRTNAGIDNIATFRKLHVLEEPGERIMVLCTSGNLSVSQAVLNHVQEGIENTDTQVVETLRTAPSMFKAAQLIGRAIRLVYETDGKSLEEHSGRFDVAILFGGQIKGGKMRLFMIYSAGNFIEVTVDTPYLQIGEHKYGKPILDRAVNFNTDIQDALKIGLISMDSTMRSNLGVGMPIDIVVARRDAFRAEIKHRIEPGEPYFHDLRERWSAALRAAHIAIPRPPYAVADKNRPGEGVDI, encoded by the coding sequence ATGACCTATTGCGTGGGGCTGACGGTCCGCGAGGGCCTGGTGATGATCGCCGACACCCGCACCAATGCGGGCATCGACAACATCGCCACCTTCCGCAAGCTGCACGTCCTGGAGGAGCCCGGCGAGCGCATCATGGTGCTGTGCACCTCGGGCAACCTCTCGGTGAGCCAGGCGGTGCTCAACCATGTCCAGGAGGGCATCGAGAACACCGACACCCAGGTTGTGGAGACGCTGCGCACCGCGCCGAGCATGTTCAAGGCAGCCCAGCTGATCGGCCGGGCCATCCGCCTCGTCTACGAGACCGACGGCAAGAGCCTGGAGGAGCACAGCGGCCGCTTCGACGTCGCCATCCTGTTCGGCGGCCAGATCAAGGGCGGCAAGATGCGCCTGTTCATGATCTACTCCGCCGGCAACTTCATCGAGGTGACGGTCGACACGCCCTATCTGCAGATCGGCGAGCACAAATACGGCAAGCCGATCCTCGACCGCGCGGTGAACTTCAACACCGACATCCAGGACGCGCTCAAGATCGGTCTGATCTCGATGGATTCGACCATGCGCTCCAATCTCGGCGTCGGCATGCCGATCGACATCGTCGTGGCGCGCCGCGACGCCTTCCGGGCGGAGATCAAGCACCGGATCGAGCCGGGCGAGCCCTATTTCCACGACCTGCGCGAGCGCTGGTCGGCCGCGCTGCGGGCGGCGCACATCGCCATTCCCCGGCCGCCCTATGCGGTGGCGGACAAGAACAGGCCGGGCGAGGGCGTCGATATCTGA
- a CDS encoding DUF995 domain-containing protein has product MRAVLFACAASLLVTQALGAGLPKRAKPFSAADVTAIYAGNTIEWGHGAGFLAADGKLTAYWTKPGEEGYAAGTWTVSGNEFCYSASWVNAAKRFDESFCWKLYHVGKKTFYQETRATDGRTLTVTAQGPRIVAGDKATTQAEAMKAKIGQ; this is encoded by the coding sequence ATGCGCGCCGTTCTGTTCGCCTGCGCCGCCTCCCTGCTTGTGACCCAGGCGCTCGGCGCCGGACTGCCAAAGCGCGCCAAGCCGTTCTCAGCCGCTGATGTGACGGCCATCTATGCCGGCAACACCATCGAATGGGGGCATGGCGCAGGCTTTCTCGCCGCCGACGGCAAGCTGACGGCCTATTGGACCAAGCCGGGCGAGGAAGGCTACGCGGCCGGCACGTGGACCGTCTCCGGCAACGAGTTCTGTTATTCCGCGAGCTGGGTCAATGCCGCGAAGCGCTTCGACGAGTCCTTCTGCTGGAAGCTGTACCATGTCGGCAAGAAGACCTTCTATCAGGAGACCCGGGCAACGGACGGACGCACGCTGACCGTGACCGCGCAGGGGCCGCGGATCGTCGCGGGCGACAAGGCGACGACGCAAGCCGAAGCGATGAAGGCCAAGATCGGACAGTGA
- a CDS encoding transglutaminase family protein, whose amino-acid sequence MRIRIAHETVYRYETPAKSVIQTLRLTPRSHDGQHVMRWRIDVDQDVKLTEVEDAFGNIGHVFSAIGRIDELTVTVEGEVETQDRAGVLRGTLERFPASLFLRETPLTRPDEALRAFARSVARPGEGSLSTCHALLEAVHAEIAFDTDPTHVATTAQEAFALKRGVCQDLTHVFIACARELRIPARYVSGHMHRPEVTRQDAGHAWAEAYVEGLGWVGFDPANKLCPTDTHVRIAAGLDYLGAAPVRGARYGGEGETLNVRIDVSEKVAQRQAQRQVQN is encoded by the coding sequence ATGCGGATCCGCATCGCGCACGAGACCGTCTATCGCTACGAGACGCCGGCCAAGTCGGTGATCCAGACGCTTCGGCTCACGCCGCGCTCGCATGACGGCCAGCACGTCATGCGCTGGCGCATCGACGTCGATCAGGACGTCAAGCTCACCGAGGTCGAGGATGCTTTCGGCAATATCGGCCACGTGTTCTCGGCCATCGGCCGCATCGACGAGCTCACCGTCACGGTCGAGGGCGAGGTCGAGACCCAGGACCGGGCCGGCGTGCTGCGCGGCACGCTCGAGCGTTTCCCCGCCTCGCTGTTCCTGCGCGAGACGCCGCTGACGCGGCCGGACGAGGCGTTGCGCGCCTTCGCGCGCTCGGTCGCCCGGCCGGGCGAGGGGTCTCTCTCGACCTGCCATGCCCTCCTGGAGGCGGTGCATGCCGAGATCGCCTTCGATACGGACCCGACCCACGTGGCGACCACGGCACAGGAGGCTTTTGCCCTGAAGCGGGGCGTCTGCCAGGACCTGACCCATGTCTTCATCGCCTGCGCGCGTGAGCTGCGCATCCCGGCGCGCTATGTCAGCGGCCATATGCACAGGCCGGAGGTGACGCGGCAGGATGCCGGCCATGCCTGGGCGGAGGCCTATGTCGAGGGCCTGGGCTGGGTCGGCTTCGATCCCGCCAACAAGCTCTGTCCGACCGACACCCATGTGCGCATCGCCGCCGGCCTCGACTATCTCGGCGCGGCGCCGGTGCGCGGCGCCCGCTATGGCGGCGAAGGTGAGACGCTGAACGTGCGCATCGACGTCAGCGAAAAGGTGGCCCAGCGCCAGGCGCAGCGACAGGTCCAGAACTAG
- a CDS encoding LuxR C-terminal-related transcriptional regulator, whose translation MQLTTGTPARAGIVITPDATLEPRLQPPRSLLDSIDRPYLMERLRQGIAGQVVLINAPAGFGKTGLMAAAFRCFAEPGQRPAWMTLTGRDEDPHLALRGMVAALRRAGAFDGRADPVDLRGLVEALAAEPDRFVLFLDDFCAAKGSAFPALFDEFLRVLPAQVRLVISASGRPGIALSRFRLRGLLAEIQAEHLAFSRGETQRLLGRLLSREELEGFCAVTQGWPALVRLAAPLLAAGPGPDERQALLAGTHAIYADFVHDELLPAIPPDLREAIAACSILDEFPLDLASHLAGFEVAHRAPRDIESLHPVIDPVPRNPGWLRLHPVLRAALASDLAYRSSERISALHAMAAKWFAERGFLEKAVRHAARAGDFVTAADAIRRAGGVKLFIRAGYTVLNAILANLPPEVVHRSATLKLCHALVLSKQGQVPAAREAVEDLKRMARRGGDQAEPFPEQDLFHIEGLINVYEDVNLDGDHIMALERRVAAFGPADTWQCGWIYNHLCIAYTRRGDLAAARIACIKALACYREERTAYGQIFMLVHQGLVGILSGGLSSAILALKEAEALIHATQWSDANLLAIVHMPLGEALYLRGEVAEANRYLTDAMPHMAAGEGWVDLFIRGYGTKARAALRLEGPDAAFVAVDRVDEVAIERHLPRLTTAALLLRIEILTQAGMLESALRLLDQMPGCSDVDGPAPDACMGWPTWRERNEALLNRARLMVRMGEPERAIRLLGRVAALAEASGASLHLLDAALLTVEAAWSAGRPDEALAALQTAVALARPQEILQPFLDAGGSFAQAVRAIVRRFGLSIFAPATARFIARIAGVSFRAPGEGAVTHLLSLRERQVLELLTSGSSNKEIARALGLSDATVKFHLKNVYAKIGVSRRGIAVALASEIGLVDKPQRTAARALPC comes from the coding sequence ATGCAGCTGACCACGGGCACGCCGGCGCGCGCCGGCATCGTCATCACGCCGGACGCCACGCTGGAGCCGCGGCTCCAGCCACCGCGCAGCCTGCTCGACAGCATCGACCGCCCCTATCTCATGGAGCGGCTGCGCCAGGGCATCGCCGGCCAGGTCGTGCTGATCAACGCGCCGGCCGGGTTCGGCAAGACCGGGCTGATGGCCGCCGCCTTCCGGTGCTTTGCCGAGCCGGGCCAGCGCCCGGCGTGGATGACGCTGACCGGCCGCGACGAGGACCCGCACCTCGCCCTGCGCGGCATGGTCGCGGCGCTCCGGCGCGCCGGCGCCTTCGACGGCCGCGCCGATCCGGTCGATCTGCGCGGACTGGTCGAGGCGCTGGCCGCGGAGCCGGACCGCTTCGTCCTGTTCCTCGACGATTTCTGTGCGGCGAAGGGCTCGGCCTTCCCGGCCCTGTTCGACGAGTTCCTGCGCGTGCTGCCGGCGCAGGTCCGGCTGGTGATCAGCGCCTCGGGTCGGCCCGGCATCGCCCTGTCGCGCTTTCGCCTGCGCGGGCTGCTGGCCGAGATCCAGGCCGAGCACCTGGCCTTCTCGCGCGGCGAGACGCAGCGCCTCCTCGGCCGGCTCCTGTCGCGCGAGGAGCTGGAGGGGTTCTGCGCGGTGACGCAGGGCTGGCCCGCCCTGGTCCGTCTCGCCGCGCCGCTGCTGGCGGCCGGCCCGGGCCCGGACGAGCGCCAGGCTTTGCTCGCCGGCACCCACGCGATCTATGCCGATTTCGTCCACGACGAATTGCTGCCGGCCATCCCGCCGGACCTGCGCGAGGCGATCGCGGCCTGCTCCATCCTCGACGAGTTTCCGCTCGATCTCGCCTCGCACCTCGCCGGCTTCGAGGTCGCCCATCGCGCGCCGCGCGACATCGAGAGCCTGCACCCGGTGATCGATCCGGTGCCGCGCAACCCGGGCTGGCTGCGCCTGCATCCGGTGCTGCGGGCGGCGCTCGCCAGCGATCTCGCCTATCGGTCCTCCGAGCGGATCTCGGCGCTGCACGCCATGGCGGCGAAATGGTTCGCCGAACGGGGCTTTCTGGAGAAGGCCGTGCGCCATGCCGCGCGAGCCGGCGATTTCGTCACGGCCGCCGATGCCATCCGCCGGGCCGGCGGGGTCAAGCTGTTCATCCGGGCAGGCTACACGGTGCTCAACGCCATCCTCGCCAATCTGCCGCCCGAGGTGGTGCACCGGTCGGCGACCCTGAAGCTCTGCCATGCGCTGGTCCTGTCCAAGCAGGGGCAGGTCCCCGCGGCGCGCGAGGCGGTCGAGGACCTCAAGCGGATGGCGCGGCGCGGCGGCGACCAGGCCGAGCCCTTCCCGGAGCAGGACCTGTTCCATATCGAGGGGCTGATCAACGTCTACGAGGACGTCAACCTGGACGGCGACCACATCATGGCGCTCGAGCGCCGCGTTGCCGCGTTCGGGCCGGCCGACACCTGGCAGTGCGGCTGGATCTACAATCATCTGTGCATCGCCTATACCCGCCGCGGCGATCTGGCGGCCGCCCGCATCGCCTGCATCAAGGCGCTCGCCTGCTATCGCGAGGAGCGCACCGCCTACGGCCAGATCTTCATGCTGGTGCATCAGGGCCTGGTCGGCATCCTCTCCGGCGGCCTGTCCTCGGCCATCCTGGCGCTGAAGGAGGCCGAGGCGCTGATCCACGCCACCCAGTGGAGCGACGCCAATCTCCTGGCCATCGTGCACATGCCGCTGGGCGAGGCCCTCTATCTCCGAGGCGAGGTCGCCGAGGCCAACCGCTACCTCACCGACGCCATGCCGCACATGGCGGCAGGCGAGGGCTGGGTCGATCTCTTCATCCGCGGCTATGGCACCAAGGCCCGGGCCGCCCTGCGCCTCGAGGGGCCGGACGCCGCCTTCGTCGCAGTCGACCGGGTCGACGAGGTGGCGATCGAGCGTCACCTGCCGCGCCTCACCACCGCCGCGCTGCTGCTGCGCATCGAGATCCTCACCCAGGCCGGCATGCTGGAATCGGCCCTGCGCCTGCTCGACCAGATGCCGGGCTGCAGCGATGTCGACGGCCCGGCGCCGGATGCCTGCATGGGCTGGCCGACCTGGCGCGAGCGCAACGAAGCCCTGCTCAACCGGGCTCGGCTCATGGTGCGGATGGGCGAGCCGGAGCGGGCGATCCGGCTGCTCGGCCGCGTGGCCGCCCTGGCCGAGGCCAGCGGCGCCAGCCTGCACCTGCTCGACGCCGCCCTGCTGACGGTGGAGGCGGCCTGGAGCGCCGGCCGGCCGGACGAGGCGCTGGCCGCGCTGCAGACGGCGGTCGCGCTCGCCCGGCCCCAGGAGATCCTGCAGCCCTTCCTCGACGCCGGCGGCTCCTTCGCCCAGGCCGTCCGCGCCATCGTCCGGCGCTTCGGCCTCAGCATCTTCGCCCCCGCCACGGCGCGGTTCATCGCCCGCATCGCCGGCGTCTCCTTCCGTGCGCCGGGGGAGGGCGCCGTGACGCATCTGCTCAGCCTGCGGGAGCGCCAGGTGTTGGAGCTGCTGACCTCCGGCAGCAGCAACAAGGAGATCGCCCGCGCGCTCGGCCTGTCCGACGCCACGGTCAAGTTTCACCTGAAGAACGTCTACGCCAAGATCGGCGTCAGCCGCCGGGGGATCGCGGTGGCGCTCGCCAGCGAGATCGGCCTGGTCGACAAGCCGCAGCGGACTGCGGCGCGGGCCCTGCCGTGCTGA
- a CDS encoding DUF917 domain-containing protein, with protein MTREITVADLDDLATGAALLGTGGGGDPYIGKLMARGAIERHGSVPLLALDEVPDAFQVVSCGNMGAPTILIEKVPSGEEPELAMRSWEAHTGKRVDAIIPMEAGGVNSMIPLVAAAARRLPVIDADGMGRAFPQLEMETFNVYGVPASPVAIADEHGNTVMLETRSAAFAEWLARGITIRMGGQSSLVEYGMDGATARRVSVPGTMSLAIGIGRVLREARRLRRDPIEALIGFFSGTHYQKARLIGSGKVADIQRSTQNGWAVGTVRIEPFAPGRPPIAIRIQNENLVALQGEQVLAIVPDLICILEADTAEPITTERLRYGQRVNVLAVQVPPIMRTPEALAVFGPAAFGLPHAYRGFD; from the coding sequence ATGACTCGCGAGATCACGGTCGCCGACCTCGACGACCTCGCCACCGGCGCCGCCCTGCTCGGCACCGGCGGCGGCGGCGACCCCTATATCGGCAAGCTGATGGCCCGCGGCGCGATCGAGCGGCACGGATCGGTGCCGCTGCTGGCGCTGGACGAGGTGCCCGACGCGTTCCAGGTCGTCTCCTGCGGCAACATGGGCGCCCCGACCATCCTGATCGAGAAGGTGCCCTCGGGCGAGGAGCCCGAGCTCGCCATGCGGTCCTGGGAGGCGCATACTGGCAAGCGTGTCGACGCCATCATCCCGATGGAGGCCGGCGGCGTCAACTCGATGATCCCGCTGGTCGCCGCCGCGGCCCGGCGCCTGCCCGTCATCGACGCCGACGGCATGGGCCGCGCCTTCCCGCAGCTGGAGATGGAGACCTTCAACGTCTATGGCGTGCCGGCGAGCCCGGTGGCGATCGCCGACGAGCACGGCAATACGGTGATGCTGGAGACCCGCTCGGCCGCCTTCGCCGAATGGCTGGCCCGCGGCATCACCATCCGCATGGGCGGCCAGTCCTCCCTGGTCGAATACGGCATGGACGGCGCCACGGCGCGCCGCGTCTCGGTGCCGGGCACCATGTCGCTGGCCATCGGCATCGGCCGCGTGCTGCGTGAGGCGCGCCGCCTGCGCCGCGACCCGATAGAAGCGCTGATCGGCTTCTTCTCCGGCACCCACTACCAGAAAGCCCGGCTGATCGGCTCGGGCAAGGTCGCCGACATCCAGCGCTCGACCCAGAACGGCTGGGCGGTCGGCACCGTGCGGATCGAGCCCTTCGCCCCGGGGCGGCCGCCGATCGCCATCCGCATCCAGAACGAGAACCTGGTGGCGCTGCAGGGCGAGCAGGTGCTGGCGATCGTCCCCGACCTCATCTGCATCCTGGAGGCGGATACTGCCGAGCCGATCACCACGGAGCGCCTGCGCTATGGGCAGCGCGTCAACGTGCTCGCCGTGCAGGTGCCGCCGATCATGCGCACGCCGGAAGCTCTCGCCGTGTTCGGGCCTGCAGCTTTCGGCCTGCCGCATGCCTATCGCGGCTTCGACTGA